The stretch of DNA TTCTCCCGCCGGGTGGCGGAAGCCTTCGCTGCGATCGCCAGTATTAGATTACATATTACGAGCCAATGGGACGAAACGGAGGAACAGCTCTATTTGGATTATTGGACGATTGCCTTGGAGGAAATCCAGGACATGTCTCCGCCGATCCGGGAGCTGCTCAGCACTCAACAGCCTGTGATGGCTGGAAATAAAATGGTTCTCCAGTGCAATAACGAGTTGGAATTCCAAACATTGAAAAGTAAATATGCGGAACGGATTTCGGATGTCTACAGCTCCTTCGGTTTCGGGAAACCTGCGGTCGAATTCAAGGTGAGGGAAGAGACCGGAGATGCAGAGGCGGCCCGGATCGCTTTCATGAAGGAACGACAAGCGGAAGAAGAGGCATTGGCACAGAAGGCATTGTCGGACATGAAACAGCGGGAAACGACCAAGAAGGAGAACGGCGCCTCGGTATCCGGGCCTTTCCAACTTGGGATTCCGATCAAGGCGGACGAGCCCCTTATGGAAATCAAAGATATCCAGGACGAGGAGCGGCGCGTTACGATCGAAGGCTATGTGTTTGACGTCGAAATCCGGGAATTGCGAAGTGGCCGTTCTTTGTTGACTATTAAAGTGACCGATTATACCGACTCCATTTTGGTGAAAATGTTCTCCCGGGACAATGAAGACGCCGAAATGATGAAATCGTTGAAAAAAGGGACATGGGTCCGTGCCCGTGGCGGCATCCAGAACGACACCTTCGTCCGGGATCTCATTATGATGGCCCAAGACATCATGGAAGTCGCGCCGGTCATTCGGAAAGACAACGCCCCGGACGATCGGAAGCGAGTCGAGCTGCATGCCCACACGATGATGAGCCAGATGGATGCGGTCGTGTCCGCGTCGAATCTCGTCGCGCAGGCGGCAAAATGGGGGCATCCGGCAATCGCCATCACGGACCATGCCAACGTACAGTCGTTCCCGGAAGCCTATTCCGCCGGGAAAAAACATGGCATCAAAGTCATCTTCGGATTGGAAGCGAATTTGGTCGACGACGGCGTGCCGATTGTCTATGATGAACAGCATCGCGCCCTGCAGGATGACACCTATGTCGTCTTCGACGTGGAGACAACAGGGTTGTCCGCTGTCTACGATACGATTATAGAGCTGGCGGCTGTCCGTGTCCGGAACGGAGAAATCATCGAATCATTCGAGCGGTTCGCCAATCCGCATCACCCGCTTTCTTCAACGACAACGGAGTTGACCGGTATTACGGATGACATGGTGAAAGACGCACCTGAAGTCGAGGAGGTCATCCGGGATTTCATTGAATTCATCGGCGATTCGGTTCTGGTTGCGCATAATGCGAAATTCGACATGGGGTTCTTCTACGAATCCGCCAAGCGTGCGGGCTTGGAGACGCCTGCGTATCCGGTTATCGATACGTTGGAGCTGGCGCGCTTCATTCACCCGGAGTTGCGCAATCACCGGCTGAATACGCTAGCGAAAAAATACGATATCGAACTGACCCAGCATCACCGGGCCATTTACGATACGGAAGCGACGGCTCATCTCTTCGTCCGGCTTATGAAGGAAGTCGACGGAAAAGGGATCCGATACTTGGATGAACTTAATCAGCATGTCGGGGAAGGAGATGCGTATAAGCGCTCCCGTCCTTCCCACTGCACTCTGCTGGCGGTGGATGATGAAGGGCTGAAGAATTTATTTAAACTGGTGTCCTATTCCCATATGGATTATTTCTATCGGGTGCCGCGGATCCCGCGATCGCTCCTGACCAAGTACCGGAAAGGGCTGCTCGTCGGTTCCGGATGCGATAAAGGGGAAGTGTTCGAAGGATTGATGCAGAAGTCGATGGACGAGGTGGAGGATATCGCGAAGTTCTACGATTTCTTGGAAGTGCATCCGAAACCGGTCTATTCTCATCTGGTCGAGCTTGAATTGATTCGGGATGAGTGGAATATGGAAGATATCATGCGAAAAATGATCAAGCTCGGGAAGAAAGTCGGACTGCCGGTCTGTGCGACGGGGAACGTCCATTACATTGACGAGACGGATGCCAAGTTCCGCGAAGTGCTCGTCCGCTCGCAAGGAGGCGCCAATCCGATGAATCGGCACTCGCTTCCTGCCGTCCATTTCCGGACGACGGACGAGATGCTCGATGAATTTTCGTTTTTAGGGGAACAGGTTGCCGAGGAAATCGTCGTGGACAATCCGCGCAAGATTTTGGAGCGGATCGGGGACGTCAAGCCGATCAAAGATGATCTATATACGCCGACAATCGAAGGGGCGGACCAGGAAGTCCGGGATTTGACTTATTCGATGGCGCATGCAATCTATGGGGATTCATTGCCCGAGATTATCGAAGCGCGGATTGAGAAAGAATTGACATCGATCATCGGCCACGGCTTCGCGGTCATTTATCTCATCTCCCATAAGCTGGTGAAGAAATCATTGGATGACGGCTATTTGGTCGGTTCGCGCGGGTCTGTCGGTTCCTCTTTCGTTGCGACGATGATGGAAATCACCGAGGTGAACCCGATGCCGCCGCATTACGTCTGCCCTTCCTGCAAGACGAGCGAGTTCTTCACCGATGGTTCCGTCAGTTCGGGGTATGATCTTCCGGATAAAGCTTGTCCTTCCTGCGGGACGATGTTCAAGAAGGACGGACAGGACATCCCGTTCGAGACGTTTCTCGGATTCAAAGGGGATAAAGTTCCCGATATCGACTTGAACTTCAGCGGAGAGTATCAAGCCCATGCCCATAATTATACGAAAGAGCTGTTCGGGGAGGACTATGTGTACCGTGCGGGAACGATCGGTACGGTTGCGGAAAAGACGGCGTATGGGTACGTACGCGGCTATATGAATGATAATGGCCTGAACTTCCGGGGAGCGGAAGTGGACCGGCTTGTCCAAGGATGTTCCGGGGTCAAACGGAACACCGGGCAGCATCCGGGCGGCATTATCGTCGTCCCGGATAACCTGGAGATCTTCGACTTCACCCCGATCCAATTCCCGGCGGATGACACAGGCTCCAGTTGGCGGACGACCCATTTCGACTTCCACTCCATCGACAACAACTTGCTGAAGCTTGATATCCTTGGACATGATGATCCGACGATGATCAAAATGCTGCAGGATTTGTCGGGGATCGATCCATTGACGATCCCGCCGGATGACGAAGGGGTCATGAAGCTGTTCAGCGGAACGGAATCCCTTGGGGTGACGGAAGAGCAGATCGGCTGTAAGACCGGAACCCTCGGTGTGCCGGAGTTCGGGACGCGGTTTGTCCGGCAAATGCTTGAGGAAACGAAGCCGTCGACATTTTCGGAACTGATCCAGATTTCGGGACTGTCGCACGGCACGGACGTATGGCTCGGCAATGCCCAGGAATTGATCCAGAATAAAATCTGTGAATTGTCGGATGTGATCGGTTGTCGGGATGATATTATGGTGTATTTGATCTACCAAGGATTGGAGCCGTCGTTGGCGTTCAAAATCATGGAATCCGTCCGGAAAGGGAAAGGATTGACGCCGGAGTTCGAAGCGGAGATGAAGGCGAACAACGTGCCGGATTGGTATATCGACTCCTGTAAAAAGATCAAGTACATGTTCCCGAAAGCGCACGCCGCCGCTTATGTGCTCATGGCATTGCGGATCGCTTATTTCAAAGTGCATCATCCGCTGTTCTACTACGCCGCGTATTTCACTGTGCGGGCGACCGATTATGATTTGGCGACGATGACGAAAGGATCGGCATCCATCCGAGCCCAGATCAAAGAAATCAATGCGAAAGGTTTGGATGCGTCCCCGAAAGAGAAAAGTTTGCTCACCGTCTTGGAGATCGCCTTGGAAATGTGTGAACGGGGTTTCCATTTCGCGAAACCGGATCTGTACAAATCGGATGCGACTCAATTCATCATTGAAGGGAATTCGCTGATTCCGCCGTTCAATGCCATCCCTTCGCTTGGTACGAACGTAGCAAAGACGATCGAGGAAGCGAGAAAAGATGGGGAGTTCCT from Bacillus sp. OxB-1 encodes:
- a CDS encoding PolC-type DNA polymerase III — its product is MEAISKLHVLLQQIGMTEDEFAVHFDQAVLERVNIHRKSRVWQFNLALQKPLPAPIYTIFSRRVAEAFAAIASIRLHITSQWDETEEQLYLDYWTIALEEIQDMSPPIRELLSTQQPVMAGNKMVLQCNNELEFQTLKSKYAERISDVYSSFGFGKPAVEFKVREETGDAEAARIAFMKERQAEEEALAQKALSDMKQRETTKKENGASVSGPFQLGIPIKADEPLMEIKDIQDEERRVTIEGYVFDVEIRELRSGRSLLTIKVTDYTDSILVKMFSRDNEDAEMMKSLKKGTWVRARGGIQNDTFVRDLIMMAQDIMEVAPVIRKDNAPDDRKRVELHAHTMMSQMDAVVSASNLVAQAAKWGHPAIAITDHANVQSFPEAYSAGKKHGIKVIFGLEANLVDDGVPIVYDEQHRALQDDTYVVFDVETTGLSAVYDTIIELAAVRVRNGEIIESFERFANPHHPLSSTTTELTGITDDMVKDAPEVEEVIRDFIEFIGDSVLVAHNAKFDMGFFYESAKRAGLETPAYPVIDTLELARFIHPELRNHRLNTLAKKYDIELTQHHRAIYDTEATAHLFVRLMKEVDGKGIRYLDELNQHVGEGDAYKRSRPSHCTLLAVDDEGLKNLFKLVSYSHMDYFYRVPRIPRSLLTKYRKGLLVGSGCDKGEVFEGLMQKSMDEVEDIAKFYDFLEVHPKPVYSHLVELELIRDEWNMEDIMRKMIKLGKKVGLPVCATGNVHYIDETDAKFREVLVRSQGGANPMNRHSLPAVHFRTTDEMLDEFSFLGEQVAEEIVVDNPRKILERIGDVKPIKDDLYTPTIEGADQEVRDLTYSMAHAIYGDSLPEIIEARIEKELTSIIGHGFAVIYLISHKLVKKSLDDGYLVGSRGSVGSSFVATMMEITEVNPMPPHYVCPSCKTSEFFTDGSVSSGYDLPDKACPSCGTMFKKDGQDIPFETFLGFKGDKVPDIDLNFSGEYQAHAHNYTKELFGEDYVYRAGTIGTVAEKTAYGYVRGYMNDNGLNFRGAEVDRLVQGCSGVKRNTGQHPGGIIVVPDNLEIFDFTPIQFPADDTGSSWRTTHFDFHSIDNNLLKLDILGHDDPTMIKMLQDLSGIDPLTIPPDDEGVMKLFSGTESLGVTEEQIGCKTGTLGVPEFGTRFVRQMLEETKPSTFSELIQISGLSHGTDVWLGNAQELIQNKICELSDVIGCRDDIMVYLIYQGLEPSLAFKIMESVRKGKGLTPEFEAEMKANNVPDWYIDSCKKIKYMFPKAHAAAYVLMALRIAYFKVHHPLFYYAAYFTVRATDYDLATMTKGSASIRAQIKEINAKGLDASPKEKSLLTVLEIALEMCERGFHFAKPDLYKSDATQFIIEGNSLIPPFNAIPSLGTNVAKTIEEARKDGEFLSKEDFQQRGRVSKTIIEYMDALGCLEGMPDANQLSLF